The segment GTCCTTGGCCGGCTTGCGCAGATTCGCGGTACGTTGCCGACCACCACCGATGCCAAAGTATTCCGTGCCACCTTTTCCAATTTCCCGATGATCGGCGTCAGCTTGACCAGTAGCACGCGTTCCATCACCGATTTGTGGGAAATCGCCCGTTATGAGATCAAGCCTCGTTTCCTGCGTATCCCCGATGTGGCCAGGGTCAATCTGGTCGGTGGGTGTGCCCCGGAGTTCCATGTCGTGGTTGACCCGTTGCGGCTGCATGCGGCCGGGCTCACCTTGACGCAGGTTACGGACGCATTCGAGAAAAACAATCTGATCGCATCATCGGGCATGCATGAAGAGAACCATATGCTCTATCTGACCGTCGTTGACGGCAGGGTTCATACCATCAAGGATATCGAAGACTTCATCGTGATGGTGTCGAACTCGCATCCGGTCCGCATCCGCGATATCGCCGTGGTCCAGCGTGGCCCCGAACCCGTATTCAATGTCGTCACCGCCGACGGCCGGGATGCGGTGCTTTTGAATATCCACAGTCAACCCGACGGCAGTATCCTCGATATCGCCAAGGGGCTCCATGAGGAGATCGGCGAATTGAAGCGGCATCTTTCTCCTGACTTGAAGCTGGCGTTTTTTTATGATCAATCGCTGATCGTGCGGTCGTCGGTGGCAAGCGTTTGGGAAGCGATTTTTTTCGGTCTGTTCTTATCAATCCTGATCCTCTACTTCTTTCTGAAAAACTGGGGCACGACCATGATCGCCACGCTGGTGATCCCGGTCACCGTCCTGGTCACGTTGCTGGCGATGAAGTTCGCCGGTCTCAGCTTTAATTTGATGACGCTGGGCGGCATCGCCGCCGCCATCGGCCTGATCATCGATGACGCTATTGTCGTGGTCGAGGCGATTCATACCAATATCCGCAGCGGCTTGCCCAAGTCCGAGGCGATCGGCCGGGCCATCGCCGAAATATATCGCCCGCTGGTCGGTTCCACCTTGACGCCGGTTGTCGTGTTCGTGCCGCTGGCGTTTTTAGATGGTCTTACCGGAGTCTTCTTCCGTTCCCTGGCATTGACAATGGTTGTGGCGTTACTGATGTCGCTTGTACTCGCCGTCACATTAACGCCCGCCCTGGCGGCATTTTTTATCCGTGCGCATGCCGTTGCTTCGGCAAATGCCGGGGATGCGGCCGGTCCGCTGCTCACCCGGGTGATCGCCATTTATGAACGGGCTGTGCGCGCGGTCCTCAAGCGGCCGCGGCTGACACTTGCCGTCTGTGGTTTGATCATCCTGGCCGGTATCGGGTTGTATTTGCAACTCAAGAGTGAATTCCTGCCGGAGATGGATGAGGGCGGGTTCGTCATCGATTATCTCAGCCCTCCGGGAACCAGTTTGGCGGAAACGCACCATCAACTTTTAAAAGCGGAGCGGATTTTAAAGACGATTCCGGAACTCGAAAGTTTTTCGCGGCGTACTGGCGCCCGGCTTGCCTTAGCCGTTTGCGAACCCAATAACGGTGATTTCCTGGTGAAGCTGAAACCAAACCGGTCGCGTTCGACTGCAGAGGTCATTGCCGAATTGCGGAATAAATTCAACCAAGCCGTGCCCGATATGAATTGGGAATTCCCGGGTATTTTAGGCGACCTTATCGGTGACCTGATGTGGTCGCCGCAGCCGATCGAAGTGAAACTATTCTCAAAAGACAGTGCCTTCCTGAAGAAAAAAGCTTCGGAAATCGAGAAAAAACTCAAGACCATTCCCGGTGTCGTCGATACGTACAATGGCCTCGTCTCGACCGGGCCGACGATTGGTTTGCATGTTCGATATGCCGCTGCGCAGCGATTCGGCATCAGTAGCGATGATATTGCCGCTGCCGTCAATATTGCCATGCTGGGGCGTACGGCTTCATCCGTCCTTGAAGGTGACCGGGTGGTCGATATTCGTGTCAAAGTCGAACCCGTTTTTATTTCGCGCTTAACGAAGTTACGCGAGTTGCCGTTGCGCGCGGCCGATGGCGCGTTGATCAAATTGTCGCAGGTGGCCGATATCGTTGAGGAGCCAGGTCAATATGAATTACGCCGTGATGATTTGCGCCAGGACGTGGCCATCACCGGCCGCCTTGAAGGGCGCGATTTGGGCAGCGCCATGAACGAAATTCGCGCCGCCTTGGAAAATGACACTTCGATTCCCGCCGGCAGCATCGAGTACGGCGGTTTGTATGAGCAACAACGGGAGTCGTTTTTTAATTTGCTGGTGGTTTTGGTGATGGCGATTTTGCTTGTGTTTACCGTGCTGCTGGTTGAGTTCGGCTCGTTTTATGAGCCCATCGCCATTGTCTTTGGTGCGATACTGGCGATATTTGGCTCGATTTTAGCGTTGTGGTTTACTGGCACCTCTCTGAATGTCGTATCGTTTTTAGGTGCGATCATAGGTGTCGGCATCGTTGCTAAAAACGGTATTTTGATGCTCGATTTTGTCAACCATTTGCGGGGCGAAGGTCACAATTTGACCGAAGCCTTGGTCCG is part of the Candidatus Aminicenantes bacterium genome and harbors:
- a CDS encoding efflux RND transporter permease subunit, with the protein product MEPKRTFVNFAGQHSLLIIFMTIVLCMAGVYAALSLPSSVFPKTDFPRVVLLIDNGVMPSEEMMATITRPIEEAMKDIPGVTTIRSATGRGSAEVNVFFNWQVDMIKAELFVLGRLAQIRGTLPTTTDAKVFRATFSNFPMIGVSLTSSTRSITDLWEIARYEIKPRFLRIPDVARVNLVGGCAPEFHVVVDPLRLHAAGLTLTQVTDAFEKNNLIASSGMHEENHMLYLTVVDGRVHTIKDIEDFIVMVSNSHPVRIRDIAVVQRGPEPVFNVVTADGRDAVLLNIHSQPDGSILDIAKGLHEEIGELKRHLSPDLKLAFFYDQSLIVRSSVASVWEAIFFGLFLSILILYFFLKNWGTTMIATLVIPVTVLVTLLAMKFAGLSFNLMTLGGIAAAIGLIIDDAIVVVEAIHTNIRSGLPKSEAIGRAIAEIYRPLVGSTLTPVVVFVPLAFLDGLTGVFFRSLALTMVVALLMSLVLAVTLTPALAAFFIRAHAVASANAGDAAGPLLTRVIAIYERAVRAVLKRPRLTLAVCGLIILAGIGLYLQLKSEFLPEMDEGGFVIDYLSPPGTSLAETHHQLLKAERILKTIPELESFSRRTGARLALAVCEPNNGDFLVKLKPNRSRSTAEVIAELRNKFNQAVPDMNWEFPGILGDLIGDLMWSPQPIEVKLFSKDSAFLKKKASEIEKKLKTIPGVVDTYNGLVSTGPTIGLHVRYAAAQRFGISSDDIAAAVNIAMLGRTASSVLEGDRVVDIRVKVEPVFISRLTKLRELPLRAADGALIKLSQVADIVEEPGQYELRRDDLRQDVAITGRLEGRDLGSAMNEIRAALENDTSIPAGSIEYGGLYEQQRESFFNLLVVLVMAILLVFTVLLVEFGSFYEPIAIVFGAILAIFGSILALWFTGTSLNVVSFLGAIIGVGIVAKNGILMLDFVNHLRGEGHNLTEALVRSGRRRLRPVLMTSLAAALGMLPLAYGIGSGADMLKPLAIAVIGALCISVLLSLLATPVLYLLLQNLFAGHTKKANIN